DNA from Mucilaginibacter mallensis:
AACAATTTCGCCCATATCTACATGCCCTTCGCTTAGTTTAAACACGCCGGTAACGTATTTATCGCTGCCATGTATGGTTTCAATAACAGGAGATATAGTGATATGGTGTTCATCACCATTTAACGTAATGGTGTAGTGCATTGGTTTGGTCATACAATTAGTACAAATTACAGCTGTGTTTGTTTCTGGTATTTGTAGTAATCACCAGTTCATTATAGTCATTACCCGCTTAAACTCATCATGCAGCGGGGCCTCAATATTAACATAGATCCCACTCACAGGGTGTTTAAAGCCTAAACTCAACGCATGCAGCAGCATGGTGTTCATTTCCCAGCGTTCAGTAAACAATTTGTTTTGCTTATTGCAACCATGCGTACGGTCGCCTATAATGGGATGAAACACATGGCTCATATGTTTCCTGATCTGGTGCATACGCCCGGTTTCAGGCGCAACTTCAATTAATGAATAGCGCGATGTTGGGTGCGCGCCCAGTGGCACATCCAGTTCGGCGCGTTGTAGTGTATGGAAATGTGTAAAAGCCTCCTGTAAGGTTCCGTTTTCTTTCCTGAGTGGATAATCGATATCCTCCATATCAGGCGTATGGCCACGTACTATTGCCAGGTATCTTTTCTTTACCAGATTATCCGAGAATTGCTGCTGCATGGCTATTTCGGTTTGCTTATTAAAGGCAAATAGCAGTACGCCACCCGTTTTCCTGTCGAGCCGGTGAACCGGGTTTACCTTCATCCCCACCTGATCCCGCAACAGCTGCAAAGCAAACTCTTCAGCATCCGCCGCAATTGATGAGCGGTGCACCAGCAGCCCATGCGGTTTATTAATAGCTATAAGATCGTCATCCCTGAATAAAATATCTAACATGCGACAGCAAAACTATGAATATTTTAACGCTTTGAACAAAGCACTTATTTGCACCAGATAAGCGGCCTGATATTTATAACCTTATAAATGAGGCGCTTTTATAATTGACTGTATTTCAAACAATTATTAATAGCTTAATTTTAGATTTCAGCTTGATAACAGATTGGATTTTTTTTCATAATTTTAAAAGCATAAACCAAGCAAGCTCCTAAACCGGCTAAATAATTGACCTAATTTATTATACAGTATTTTATAAATATTTAACTATTACGCCTTACATGAAACGAGTAGTACTCCTTATACCCTTTTTATTTCTGTTTCATTCAGTGTTTGCCGGTAAAAGCTACGACACGTTGCTCTATAAGCTAAATGATGTACTGGATAAAAAACAGGAGTATGATGAGGAGAAAAACCTGCGGATTGAGAAGCTTGAAAAATATTTAAACAATACAAAAACAACAGACCTTAACGCACGCTACAATATTTATTTAAGCCTGTATGATGAGTATAAATCCTTTAATTATGATAAAGCTTTCTACAACGTACAAAAACTACAGCAAACCGGGCATTTATTGCACGATCCGGTAAAAGTAGCTTATAGTAAAGTTAAGCTCGGGTTTATCCTGTTGTCATCGGGAATGTTTAAGGAGGCTTTTGATTCGCTGAAGACCGTTAATGTAAAACTGCTTAATGATTCCGCCCGCAAAGAGTATTATTTTCTGAATGCCCGCACGTATTATGATCTTGCTGATTTTGATAAGGACAATTTTTATACCCCCATTTATAATAGCTGGGCTAGTAAATATATTGATTCGGCCAAAACCCTATGCGCGAGCAACTCATTTGAGTATGTTTATTATTCCGGACTGCGCTATCTTAAAACAGGCAATACCAATATGGCCGTTACCAATCTGCAAGTGCTCATTAGCCATTATAAGTTAACCGACCATCAGTTTGCGGTTACAGCATCAACATTAAGTGATATCTACATCAGAAAAAACTCTCCGGATAGTGCCATCAACCTGTTAATACTGGCAGCCATGGCCGATGTACGCTCATCAACCAAAGAAGCAGCGGCAATGACTAACCTGGCCCAACTGCTCTATAAAAGCGGCGATGTAAAAAATGCCTATATCTATATTAAAAAGGCTATGGATGATGCCATTTTTTATGGGGCACGCCAAAGAAAGCTACAGGTTAGCGCCATACTGCCCATTATAGCCAGCGACAGGATAAATTACGAGGAAGAACAAAAACGTGCCCTATTCTTTTACGCGTCGTTGTTAACTATACTGGTATGTTTGGTGATAGCATTCGCCTTTATTATTTACAAGCAATTGCAAAAACTAAAAATTGCTGATAAAATAATACTGGATACCAATCACAACCTTGAAAGAAGCATTATTGAACTTAATGAAGCCAATAAGATCAAGGAAGAATATATAGGCTATTATTTTAACCTGATATCGGAATACATTAATAAGCTGGATAAATTTAAACGCTCCGTTGATAATAAACTCACCACCAAACGGTATGAGGATATAAGGGTACTGGTTAATAACATCAACCTTACCAAAGAACGTGAAGAGTTGTTCATCAATTTTGACAGGGCTTTTCTCAAGATATTCCCCAACTTTGTTAATGGTTACAATGAACTGTTTTGCGAAGAGAACCGTGTTAAGCTATTACCGAACCAATTATTAAACACCGACCTCCGTATTTTTGCCCTCGTTAGGCTTGGAATAAACGACACGGAGAAGATAGCCCATATCCTGGAATACTCGGTAAATACCATCTATAATTATAAAACCCGCATAAAAAGCAAGTCGATCATTCATAATGATGAGTTTGACAACGCTATAATGGCCATAAAAGCGATGTAACAATCTTGTTTTACAACATATTTGTTTATATGGAGTTTATATTTTCACTAATTTAAAATCGACACAAATAACTGATAATAAGATAATTAACTAAACTTAAACCTTAATATTCTTTATATTTTGATTTTGAAACTTGATGTAATATCTTTTATATCTTCTCTTTGATATGCCAATTGCAGCCTACTATATCGTGTAAGCAATAAGCAATTATAAACTGTTTTTTTTAACCCGTACTTATTATGAAAATGTATCAAGCCCTTAACCCGGTATTGAAACGCTTTTATGTATGTGACAATATTTTTCACAAACGCAAAAAGCCTTTTAATGACCACTTGTTTTCAGGATAGTTTCATATCCGCGGCATTCAGCCAAAAGCACCAATTACCAGCTTATCAATTATTAAACCTAAAATAAAATCATTATGTATAAAAAACAATTACTACTCAAGTTACTTTTTTGTCCTTTGCTTTTATTGATGTCTCTGTCCACCTTCGCACAGGCACCAATTACAGGTAAAGTTACCGACGAAAAAGGCAATCCTTTCCCTGGTGTAACCATCGTAATAAAGGGAACTACACAAGGAACAAATTCCGATGCAAATGGAAATTACAAGATCAATGCCCGCGGCACTGACGTACTTGTATTTTCAGGAGTTGGCTACGGAAAACAGGAGATCACCGTTGGCAGTAAACGCGTTATCAACGTTGCGATGGCAGAAGATCTTCAGCAATTAAATGAAGTGGTTGTAGTGGGCTACGGCACTCAAAAGAGAAAGGACCTTACCGGCTCTATATCTTCAGTTAAAGGAGAAGTTTTTAAAGATCAGCCTATTACCAACCCTATTGAAGGCTTGCAGGGAAGAGTAGCTGGTGTTAACATAATTGAAAATTCTGCAGCTCCTGATGCCGTTCCACAAGTAATTATCAGGGGTGTGGCTTCATTTTATCAGCCCAATCCTTTATACATAGTTGATGGAGTTAGACAAGCCGACTTAAACAATCTTAACCCGCAGGATATAGTATCCATGGATATTGCGAAAGATGCTGCTTCAGCAGCTATTTATGGTTCTGCGGCTGCAGGTGGTGTTATACTTGTTACAACCAAAAAGGGTTCGGGAATTGGAGCGCCGCCTTCAATATCTTTTAGCTCAAGGTATGGTATTACCAAACCTAAATTGGTTCAATTACTTGGTACCAGTGACTTCATAAAGCTACAAAACCTTGTTAATCCAGCATTCTTTGCCGGAGCTACCAAAACTGATACGCTCGCCAATACCAATTGGGTAGATTTATTATACCGCAATGGTACCGAACAAAATTATAATCTTTCAGTTTCTGGCGCTTCTGCTAATGTGAATTACCTTGCTTCCGGGTTTTACAACCAGCAAACAGGTATTTTCATTAAAAACT
Protein-coding regions in this window:
- a CDS encoding pseudouridine synthase, with product MLDILFRDDDLIAINKPHGLLVHRSSIAADAEEFALQLLRDQVGMKVNPVHRLDRKTGGVLLFAFNKQTEIAMQQQFSDNLVKKRYLAIVRGHTPDMEDIDYPLRKENGTLQEAFTHFHTLQRAELDVPLGAHPTSRYSLIEVAPETGRMHQIRKHMSHVFHPIIGDRTHGCNKQNKLFTERWEMNTMLLHALSLGFKHPVSGIYVNIEAPLHDEFKRVMTIMNW
- a CDS encoding DUF6377 domain-containing protein, translating into MKRVVLLIPFLFLFHSVFAGKSYDTLLYKLNDVLDKKQEYDEEKNLRIEKLEKYLNNTKTTDLNARYNIYLSLYDEYKSFNYDKAFYNVQKLQQTGHLLHDPVKVAYSKVKLGFILLSSGMFKEAFDSLKTVNVKLLNDSARKEYYFLNARTYYDLADFDKDNFYTPIYNSWASKYIDSAKTLCASNSFEYVYYSGLRYLKTGNTNMAVTNLQVLISHYKLTDHQFAVTASTLSDIYIRKNSPDSAINLLILAAMADVRSSTKEAAAMTNLAQLLYKSGDVKNAYIYIKKAMDDAIFYGARQRKLQVSAILPIIASDRINYEEEQKRALFFYASLLTILVCLVIAFAFIIYKQLQKLKIADKIILDTNHNLERSIIELNEANKIKEEYIGYYFNLISEYINKLDKFKRSVDNKLTTKRYEDIRVLVNNINLTKEREELFINFDRAFLKIFPNFVNGYNELFCEENRVKLLPNQLLNTDLRIFALVRLGINDTEKIAHILEYSVNTIYNYKTRIKSKSIIHNDEFDNAIMAIKAM